CTAGGTTTTTCTTTAGGATCATCTGGTGCAACTCCGCGAACCATTTGCTTAGCTACTTCATTAGCTCTTATATAGCCATCTAATGTTCTATTGGTTGGCCCTGAAATTATTAATGGAGTTCTAGCTTCATCTATTAAAATACTATCAACTTCATCAACTATTACAAAATAATGTCCCCTTTGAACTTTATCTTCAGCATCAAAGCACATATTATCTCTTAAATAATCAAAACCAAATTCACTATTAGTCCCATAAACAATATCACACGCATAAACAGCTTTTCTATTTCTATGGTCGTTTCCTACTAAAATACCAACACTAAAACCAAGAAAATTATATATAGCACTCATCTCATTAGCATCTCTTGCTGCTAGATAATCATTTGTTGTTACTACATGAACGCCTTTTTTTGTCATTGCGTTTAATACCACAGGTAAGGTTGCTACTAAGGTTTTTCCTTCCCCTGTTTTCATTTCTGCTATGCTTTTATCATTTAAAACCATACCACCTATTAATTGCACATCATAATGTCTCATTCCAAGCGTTCTTTTGCTAACTTCTCTTACTATTGCAAATACATCTTCTAAAACTAAATCTAAATTATTATTGTCTTCAAGCACTTTATTTTGTAGGTTTTGAAATTCGCTTTTAATTTCTTCGTCATTTAATTTTTGATATTTTTCTTCTAAAGAATTTATTTTTAATACTCTTTTTTTGTAGGCTTTAAGAAGTCTATCATTACGAGTTCCAAATATACATTTTGCTATACTTTTAAACATTTAAATTTACCTCTTGGTTTTGATTTTTGAATATAATTATATTTGTTAAAATAAATAAAAGGATATTTAAAAGGTATTTAAATGATTATTAAAAAAATCTTTTTGCTTTGTATTTGTGGAATTTTTGCTTTTGCATTTAAAATTGATAATATAAATTACAATAGTTTTGAAGCTGATTTTATTCAAAAAGTAGTTGATTTGAGTAATAAAACTTTAATATATGAAGGTAAATTTTATTATCAAAATGAAAAAAGTTTATGGCAATACTTAAACCCTGATGAAAAAAAAGTTTATATTACTAAAAATGAAGTTGTAATAATTGATTATGACTTAGAACAAGTAATTATTAGTAAAGAACAAATTGATTTAGCAAATATTTTAAAAAATGTTTCTTTATATGAAAAAAAAGAAGATTTTGTAATCTATAAAGCTAAGTATGATAATATAATTTATTATGTAAAAGTGCTTAATAATCTTTTAACAAATATAAGTTATAAAGATGAATTAGATAATCAAGTAAGCATAGATTTTATAAATTCAAAAATTAATTTAAAAATAAATGATGATATTTTTAAATATAGTATTCCAAAAAATTATGATGTAATAAGGTGAGGTTATGGTAATAGATATTGATTTAAAAGATAAAGCATATAAAGTTTATATAGATGAAGAATTAAAAATAAATAAAGATTATGTAATTTTAACTAATACAACTTTAGAAAAACTATACTTAAATGATGTTTTACAAAAAATAGGAAAACAACCAAAAGCGATAATAGTTATACCAGATGGAGAAGAATACAAAAATCAAGAAAGCGTTAATTATATTTTAGAAGAATTATTTAAGGCTGAAATTAGTAGAAGTGATTTGCTAATTAATCTTGGCGGCGGGGTAATTAGCGATATTGGTGGCTTTGTAGCTAGTATTTATAAGCGTGGAATAAAACATATAAATATAGCTACAACCTTACTTGCTAGTGTTGATGCAGCAGTAGGTGGTAAAACAGGCATAAACAATGCTTATGGTAAAAATCTAATAGGCACATTCAAGCAACCTAGTGCTGTTTATATTTTCACAAATTATTTTAAGACTTTAAAAAAGGCTGAATTAAGTGCTGCTATGGCTGAAGTTATTAAAATGGCTGTTTGTTTTGATTTGGATTTTTATAACAAATTAAGTAAATTAAGTTTTGATGATATTTTTGATAATATCTTAGAATTTGTAGAAAAATCAATAAAAATTAAAGCAAATGTGGTAATAAATGATGAGTTTGAAGATAATCTTAGAATGAAACTAAATTATGGTCATACTTTTGCTCATGTTATAGAAAATGAGACGAATTATAAAGGCTATTTACACGGAGAAGCTGTTGCTATTGGTATGGTTATGGCTAATAAATTGGCTTGTAACTTAGGTTTAATTTCAAAAGAATTTGAAATAAGTATTTTAAATACTTTAAAGAATTTTAATCTACCTACATTTTATAAAATCAATTCATCTTCTAAATTCTATGAAGGATTTTTCCAAGATAAAAAAACTCTAAGTGGAAAAATCAACTTTATTTTACCTAGCAAAGAAGATTTAAGCATTATTAAAAATGATATTTCAAAAGATGAAATATTAAAAGTTTTAAG
This is a stretch of genomic DNA from Campylobacter sp. RM12651. It encodes these proteins:
- the lolA gene encoding LolA-like outer membrane lipoprotein chaperone, translating into MIIKKIFLLCICGIFAFAFKIDNINYNSFEADFIQKVVDLSNKTLIYEGKFYYQNEKSLWQYLNPDEKKVYITKNEVVIIDYDLEQVIISKEQIDLANILKNVSLYEKKEDFVIYKAKYDNIIYYVKVLNNLLTNISYKDELDNQVSIDFINSKINLKINDDIFKYSIPKNYDVIR
- the aroB gene encoding 3-dehydroquinate synthase: MVIDIDLKDKAYKVYIDEELKINKDYVILTNTTLEKLYLNDVLQKIGKQPKAIIVIPDGEEYKNQESVNYILEELFKAEISRSDLLINLGGGVISDIGGFVASIYKRGIKHINIATTLLASVDAAVGGKTGINNAYGKNLIGTFKQPSAVYIFTNYFKTLKKAELSAAMAEVIKMAVCFDLDFYNKLSKLSFDDIFDNILEFVEKSIKIKANVVINDEFEDNLRMKLNYGHTFAHVIENETNYKGYLHGEAVAIGMVMANKLACNLGLISKEFEISILNTLKNFNLPTFYKINSSSKFYEGFFQDKKTLSGKINFILPSKEDLSIIKNDISKDEILKVLREFE